A portion of the Paenibacillus hamazuiensis genome contains these proteins:
- a CDS encoding DUF4091 domain-containing protein, which yields MTAGGDGFVKMSFGLQSMYYKYAWGVNFWNEAERDTEAKHRELVCCRGDSAAMQAVVGADSDFMLTVGTSALFWKGGPLPIVRVELHSNALQEGIRAEIKLIGLVEDDDGTRKADMLLDERHMFVEKRRLQQVWIEFHASADARPGLYSGKIRLFTHTLFEDEEPAGELAFSLKVLERVLPAPSQYGFYLDLWQHNSNIARKYQVPLWSDEHFAIIDRYLESLGQLGQKAATLVVSEIPWSGQGTHTDAEPSDLFEYNIVGVNRRMDGTFSYDYSALDRYVELARRHGIAEEIELFGLLNVWQTRDGVYGAPIRDYPDGIRIRYYDEATGTFRFMRERVELEHYVRALEAHFKAKGWTGRVRIMADEPADLAQFGERLSALRRMAPSFAYKIAINHAEFIAAKLEGMRDYVPKLNCALHEFDRIRELRSQVAGRMLYYVCNNPRRPNTFIGSPSIECRIIPWLAARLQLDGFLRWNYTVWPDRPLESIRYRPSHWPAGETNFVYPGAGGKPLLSLRYKWLQRGIRDFELMRQLADEGLTAQVGALLSGVFRFKDEELGAVSLSGDAEKLYSLEPADYDRLFGLLEAMEEGGVCL from the coding sequence ATGACAGCCGGGGGTGACGGATTCGTGAAGATGAGCTTCGGCTTGCAGTCGATGTACTACAAATATGCATGGGGCGTCAACTTCTGGAACGAGGCGGAGCGGGATACGGAGGCGAAGCATCGGGAGCTCGTTTGCTGCAGGGGCGACTCCGCGGCGATGCAAGCGGTGGTCGGGGCGGACAGCGACTTTATGCTGACGGTCGGCACAAGCGCTCTTTTCTGGAAAGGGGGGCCGCTGCCGATCGTCCGCGTCGAGCTTCACTCGAACGCCCTGCAAGAAGGCATCCGGGCGGAGATCAAGCTGATCGGGCTGGTGGAGGATGACGACGGGACACGCAAAGCGGATATGCTTTTGGATGAGCGGCATATGTTCGTGGAGAAGCGGAGGCTGCAGCAAGTATGGATCGAGTTCCATGCTTCTGCGGATGCGCGGCCGGGCTTGTATTCGGGCAAAATTCGGCTGTTTACGCATACGCTCTTCGAGGATGAGGAGCCGGCCGGAGAGCTGGCGTTCAGCCTGAAGGTGCTGGAGCGGGTTCTTCCCGCTCCTTCGCAGTACGGCTTTTACCTGGACCTGTGGCAGCATAACTCCAATATCGCGCGAAAATATCAGGTGCCGCTTTGGTCCGACGAGCATTTTGCGATCATCGACCGCTATCTGGAAAGCCTCGGGCAGCTAGGGCAGAAGGCGGCGACGCTGGTCGTCTCGGAAATTCCGTGGTCCGGGCAGGGGACGCATACGGACGCGGAGCCTTCGGATTTGTTCGAATACAATATCGTCGGGGTCAACCGCCGGATGGACGGCACGTTTTCATACGATTACAGCGCGTTGGACCGCTATGTCGAGCTGGCCCGGCGGCACGGCATCGCGGAGGAAATCGAGCTGTTCGGGCTGCTGAACGTCTGGCAGACGCGGGACGGCGTATACGGCGCCCCGATTCGCGACTATCCGGACGGAATCCGCATCCGCTATTACGACGAAGCGACGGGGACGTTCCGGTTTATGCGCGAGCGGGTCGAGCTGGAGCATTACGTACGGGCGCTGGAGGCGCATTTTAAAGCGAAGGGCTGGACCGGCCGGGTGCGCATTATGGCCGACGAACCGGCCGATTTGGCGCAGTTCGGGGAGAGGCTGTCCGCGCTTCGGCGGATGGCCCCTTCGTTTGCGTACAAAATCGCGATCAATCATGCCGAGTTTATTGCCGCGAAGCTCGAGGGCATGCGCGATTATGTGCCCAAGCTGAACTGCGCGCTGCACGAGTTTGACCGCATCCGGGAGCTAAGGTCCCAGGTGGCGGGACGGATGCTGTATTACGTCTGCAACAACCCCCGCAGACCGAATACGTTCATCGGCTCGCCGTCGATCGAATGCCGGATCATTCCTTGGCTGGCCGCGAGACTGCAGCTGGACGGCTTCCTGCGCTGGAACTATACGGTGTGGCCGGACCGCCCGCTGGAGTCGATCCGCTACCGGCCGTCGCATTGGCCCGCGGGAGAGACGAATTTCGTCTACCCCGGGGCGGGCGGGAAGCCGCTGCTTTCTTTGCGCTACAAATGGCTGCAGCGCGGCATCCGCGACTTCGAGCTGATGAGGCAGCTCGCGGACGAGGGGCTCACTGCGCAGGTGGGGGCGCTGCTGAGCGGCGTCTTCCGTTTCAAGGACGAGGAGCTGGGCGCCGTTTCGCTGAGCGGCGACGCCGAAAAGCTGTACAGCCTGGAGCCTGCCGATTACGATCGTTTGTTCGGTCTGCTGGAAGCGATGGAAGAAGGAGGAGTTTGCTTATGA
- a CDS encoding ArsR/SmtB family transcription factor: MKENKQLRDVYDAIADPTRRRLIRLLADGDELPLHELTVHFQMGRTAVSKHLTILKEAGLVTDRKVGRETRFRLNAAPLREIQDWVAFYSKFWSTNMLRLNKLLEEEED, encoded by the coding sequence GTGAAAGAGAACAAGCAGTTACGAGATGTGTATGATGCGATTGCAGATCCGACCAGGCGCCGGCTGATTCGCCTGTTGGCGGATGGAGATGAGCTTCCGCTTCATGAATTGACGGTGCATTTTCAGATGGGCCGCACAGCGGTATCCAAGCATTTGACCATCCTTAAAGAGGCAGGGCTCGTGACCGATCGAAAAGTCGGCAGAGAAACGCGGTTTCGGCTGAATGCCGCTCCGCTCAGAGAAATTCAAGATTGGGTGGCTTTCTACAGCAAGTTCTGGAGTACGAATATGCTTCGTTTGAATAAGCTGTTAGAGGAGGAAGAAGACTGA
- a CDS encoding Gfo/Idh/MocA family protein produces the protein MTNGRKKTAVIVGAGQRSLIYASYAERHPEELDIVAVVEPDPERRRLAAERFGIAEENAMATVEELVRRPRLADAAINGTMDELHVETTLPLLERGYDVLLEKPIGVTEEETLQLLEAARKHGRIVMICHVLRYAPFYKAVKELIAAGEIGEVVNIQTSEHVSYHHMAVSFIRGKWNSEAKCGSSMLMAKCCHDLDLISWFAGEARPVKVSSFGSLMQFRPDKAPEGTGTRCLTDCRIEESCPYSARKHYIDQGRWGFHVWKNHHLGVEPAEAEKLEALRTDSPYGRCVWHCDNDVVDHQSVIVEFDSQMTASHNMVGATSRPCRILHVIGTKGEIQGVLEDGFFLLRHPDPRRGHEYSERKIAVDVTGDSHGGGDLLLVHDFVRALRGERPSISSTSLERSIDGHRIGFAAERSRKLGSVIVL, from the coding sequence ATGACGAACGGTCGGAAAAAAACGGCGGTTATCGTCGGCGCGGGCCAGCGCAGCTTGATCTACGCGTCCTATGCCGAACGGCATCCGGAGGAGCTGGACATTGTCGCCGTCGTTGAGCCCGATCCGGAGCGCAGACGGCTGGCCGCGGAGCGGTTCGGGATCGCGGAGGAAAACGCGATGGCGACCGTCGAGGAGCTGGTCCGGCGCCCCCGGCTCGCCGATGCGGCGATCAACGGGACGATGGATGAGCTGCATGTGGAGACGACGCTTCCCCTGCTGGAGCGGGGGTATGATGTGCTGCTGGAGAAGCCGATCGGCGTCACCGAGGAGGAGACGCTGCAGCTGCTCGAGGCGGCGCGGAAGCACGGACGCATCGTGATGATTTGCCATGTGCTGCGGTACGCGCCTTTTTACAAAGCGGTCAAAGAGCTGATCGCCGCAGGGGAAATCGGCGAGGTGGTGAACATCCAAACCTCCGAGCATGTCAGCTATCACCATATGGCCGTGTCGTTTATCCGGGGCAAATGGAATTCCGAGGCGAAATGCGGCTCGTCCATGCTGATGGCCAAGTGCTGCCACGACCTCGACTTGATCTCATGGTTTGCCGGCGAAGCCCGCCCCGTCAAAGTAAGCAGCTTCGGCAGCCTGATGCAGTTCAGACCGGACAAAGCTCCGGAAGGCACGGGCACGCGGTGCCTGACCGATTGCCGGATCGAGGAGAGCTGTCCTTATTCCGCGCGCAAGCATTATATCGACCAAGGGCGCTGGGGGTTTCACGTCTGGAAAAACCATCATCTCGGCGTCGAGCCTGCGGAAGCGGAGAAGCTGGAGGCGCTGCGCACGGACAGCCCTTACGGCCGCTGCGTCTGGCATTGCGACAACGATGTGGTCGATCACCAGTCCGTCATCGTCGAGTTCGACAGCCAAATGACCGCCTCTCACAATATGGTGGGGGCCACGTCGAGGCCTTGCCGCATTTTGCATGTGATCGGAACGAAAGGCGAAATCCAGGGCGTGCTGGAGGACGGATTTTTCCTGCTGCGGCATCCGGATCCGCGGCGCGGACACGAATACAGCGAGCGGAAAATTGCGGTCGATGTGACCGGCGACAGCCACGGAGGCGGCGATCTGCTGCTCGTTCACGATTTTGTGCGCGCGCTTCGCGGCGAGCGGCCGTCGATCTCGTCGACCTCTCTGGAGCGGTCGATCGACGGGCACCGGATCGGATTTGCCGCAGAGCGGTCGAGGAAGCTGGGCAGCGTCATCGTTCTTTGA
- a CDS encoding polysaccharide lyase family 8 super-sandwich domain-containing protein, with translation MNRAFSRLLSIVLCWALAVPPLSLTAAAARAEAAPVAGAAADEFDLLRQKWYDVLTGGNAADSNDPDIAAQIRMIEDRVQNGQNGAWDTLQTGADRTSCDCLWTDLTGVTKSGNNVVAYDRLRSMALAYVTPGSRLRGSDALRAAIVDALDWMYANRYNENTVRYDNWYHWEMSGPENLMDTVVLMYPYLTAEQIGNYMRAIKSFAPDPNLANGSPGTGANRVEKAWVYMLRGVLARDGADIALARDALSDRTGTSTSTGGVNNVFAYTTVPEADGMHTDGSFLQHGPHPYIGNYGTTFFQLIANAVYLLNGSSWEIKDPLVSNVSKWVYDSFAPTLYKGGQMDMFRGRLISNSGVQSHVAGHRVIQGVLTAALFAPAADAEAFKRMVKSWVTEDTYRSFLQNAPIFYSALAKQIVSDSAIAPYGEMVLSKNYTQSDRIVHRRPGFAFGIAMSSTRVYRYESINGNNLHGWRMGDGMTYLYNGDLGQYDGDYWATVDMYRLPGITTAVQTLDDKAGQSTKTPYSWVGGASDGEFGAVGMQFNPYGTDLTGKKSWFLFDNEIVALGAGITSSKGQPVQTIVENRRLNDAGSSVLTVNGEAQPVSMTGGAQTYADARWMHLAGSGANSDIGYYFPAGSTVYGLREARTGSWGAIQGPAETEPITRNYQELWFDHGTNPSGASYQYAVLPGLSPIETAQYAADPGFVVLENSPDVQAVKEKRLGIVGANFWNDTPATVRVDGANWLSSNAKASVLTKQTADRVEISVADPTQLRSQPIELELFQSAKAVLSADPRITVKQLSPTVRLSVDPGGAEGRTFRAAFSLIAGDDGAAPGTPANLSAEPVSYSEIRLSWSPSAAPAGGVAGYNVFRNGELAATVFSPGYTDAGLAAETEYEYTVQAFGPSGLLSGMSAPARAVTLQADLYVIRDNFEDAAAGAAPSGYTVDASGGSAEVAELPGAPNKALKLSDSSAAKAVVATKPLGAQKAMFLAEFSIMLPAASDYHSWNVQGDGGVNAVTVMTSKGNLIFKNAAGGDTVLQPYSPNTWYTIKILADPGTDTCNIYVNGTVRASGVPFRNAVSALTAFAVSTSVSGTGTVYVDDIAAYPFIAVLDDSFDTEKPGAAPGGYTIDTAGGTAAVADAAAVSGKSVKFEQTAERKAVSAYKRFLPQKGVVGAEFDIMLPEAKDGRVWSLQDGSGRSAVAVRTSGGRLVAVGASGEDAVLQRYEANRWYRIKVMLEFPKQRYSVYIDGVLRASGLALAAPVSEVSRFAVSSGAEQTGAFYMDGVRVYPFEFLLDDDYNGEATGGNPSGYVLDTGGGTMKIDEVPGAVGKSLKFADNSTKAAVATKGFFPQTGQTIAEFDVMLPAYSAYHSWNLKDKAGTNGVTVMTSYINGTNVFIYKNAAGGDTVIGPYDPNVWYRFKIIADPAAGRFSLYMNGELKVIDAAFRYAVTQLAAFASSTSTGGTGTFYLDNVRVYPADLLETQDPVITVEGEHVRNLPLHEPFTAPAYKAASAYYGDLTRDVAVSGSVYTDAAGQYTLRYNVTDPKGRKAREVTVTVNVYEPDTTPPVTTAAAVPSAPDGLNGWYVHPFRVQLSAADDASGVQQSVYCLDGGATWRLYETPIRLEQDAVYTLQFRSVDLAGNQEVTKAVYLKLDTAAPVIEVNVPGAGTPVSDAGDWLPQVTVADRLSGVDDRRTVITLDGRRLQPGAVIPLYTLEPGRHEVAVTARDMAGNAGSVTSAFVTEVSVESLKELVARFAGDKSIDRAGIAGSLQKKLEHRELESFLSEVQAQSGKHISRESAGYLIRDARRLLDRGK, from the coding sequence ATGAATAGAGCGTTTTCCAGGCTGCTTTCGATTGTTCTTTGTTGGGCACTTGCCGTTCCGCCGCTTTCCCTGACGGCCGCCGCCGCCCGGGCGGAAGCGGCCCCGGTGGCGGGAGCCGCTGCCGATGAGTTCGACCTGCTGCGGCAGAAATGGTATGACGTGCTGACCGGAGGAAATGCCGCCGATTCGAACGACCCCGATATTGCCGCGCAAATTCGCATGATAGAGGACCGCGTGCAGAACGGGCAAAACGGAGCGTGGGACACGCTGCAAACCGGCGCGGACCGTACAAGCTGCGACTGCCTGTGGACCGATTTGACCGGGGTGACGAAGTCCGGCAACAACGTCGTGGCGTACGACCGGCTTCGCTCCATGGCGCTCGCTTACGTGACTCCGGGCAGCCGCCTGCGGGGCAGCGACGCATTAAGGGCGGCCATCGTCGATGCGCTGGATTGGATGTACGCGAACCGGTATAACGAAAATACGGTCAGATACGACAATTGGTACCATTGGGAAATGTCCGGCCCGGAAAATTTGATGGATACGGTCGTCCTGATGTACCCCTATTTGACTGCGGAGCAGATCGGGAATTACATGCGGGCGATCAAGTCGTTTGCGCCGGACCCCAACCTCGCGAACGGTTCGCCGGGAACGGGGGCGAACCGCGTGGAGAAGGCGTGGGTGTACATGCTGCGGGGAGTTCTCGCCAGAGACGGCGCAGACATCGCCCTTGCGCGCGATGCGCTCAGCGACAGGACGGGAACGTCCACCTCGACGGGCGGCGTCAACAACGTGTTCGCCTATACGACCGTTCCGGAAGCGGACGGCATGCATACGGACGGTTCGTTTCTGCAGCACGGTCCTCATCCGTACATCGGAAATTACGGAACGACCTTTTTTCAGCTGATCGCGAATGCAGTGTACTTATTGAACGGGTCTTCCTGGGAAATCAAGGACCCTCTTGTTTCGAACGTATCCAAATGGGTGTACGACTCGTTTGCCCCGACGCTGTACAAGGGAGGGCAGATGGATATGTTCCGCGGCCGGCTGATCTCCAACTCCGGCGTGCAAAGCCATGTGGCCGGGCACCGGGTCATCCAGGGCGTGCTCACCGCCGCGTTGTTTGCGCCTGCAGCCGATGCGGAAGCTTTTAAGCGGATGGTCAAATCGTGGGTTACGGAGGATACGTACCGGAGTTTTCTGCAAAACGCTCCGATTTTTTACTCCGCTCTTGCCAAACAAATTGTAAGCGATTCCGCGATCGCTCCTTACGGAGAGATGGTGCTAAGCAAAAATTACACGCAGTCGGACCGGATCGTTCACAGGCGGCCCGGGTTTGCTTTCGGCATCGCCATGTCGTCCACCCGCGTATACCGCTACGAATCGATCAACGGGAACAATCTGCACGGCTGGCGCATGGGCGACGGGATGACGTACTTGTACAACGGGGATCTGGGCCAATATGACGGAGATTACTGGGCGACGGTCGATATGTACCGGCTGCCGGGCATTACGACGGCGGTACAGACGCTGGACGACAAGGCGGGGCAGAGCACGAAGACGCCTTACAGCTGGGTCGGCGGCGCTTCGGACGGCGAATTCGGCGCGGTCGGCATGCAGTTTAACCCATACGGAACCGACCTTACGGGGAAAAAGTCGTGGTTTCTGTTCGACAACGAAATCGTCGCGCTCGGCGCCGGCATCACCTCCTCCAAAGGGCAGCCTGTCCAGACCATCGTCGAAAACAGGCGGCTGAACGACGCGGGCAGCAGCGTCCTGACGGTGAACGGGGAGGCGCAGCCGGTTTCGATGACAGGCGGAGCGCAAACGTACGCGGATGCCCGCTGGATGCATTTGGCCGGGAGCGGGGCGAATTCCGATATCGGGTATTATTTTCCGGCCGGAAGCACAGTTTACGGGCTTCGCGAGGCACGCACCGGCTCGTGGGGCGCGATTCAAGGACCCGCCGAAACCGAACCGATCACGCGGAACTACCAGGAGCTTTGGTTCGATCACGGCACGAATCCAAGCGGTGCAAGCTATCAATACGCCGTTTTGCCAGGCTTGTCCCCGATCGAAACGGCGCAGTACGCGGCCGATCCCGGGTTTGTCGTGCTCGAAAACTCGCCGGATGTCCAGGCGGTGAAGGAAAAGAGGCTGGGCATCGTCGGAGCGAATTTCTGGAACGACACCCCGGCGACCGTCCGGGTTGACGGAGCGAACTGGCTGTCCAGCAATGCGAAAGCGTCGGTTCTCACGAAGCAAACGGCGGACCGAGTGGAAATATCCGTGGCCGACCCGACGCAGCTAAGGTCGCAGCCGATTGAGCTGGAGCTGTTCCAATCGGCAAAGGCGGTGCTCTCGGCGGACCCGCGGATCACCGTGAAGCAGCTGAGCCCGACCGTTCGCTTGTCCGTTGACCCCGGCGGGGCCGAGGGGAGAACGTTCCGGGCCGCGTTCTCCTTAATCGCCGGCGATGACGGCGCTGCGCCCGGCACGCCCGCCAATTTGTCGGCGGAGCCGGTTTCCTACAGTGAGATTCGCTTAAGCTGGTCTCCTTCGGCTGCCCCCGCGGGCGGTGTGGCGGGGTACAACGTTTTCCGCAACGGCGAATTGGCGGCGACCGTATTTTCGCCGGGTTATACCGATGCGGGGCTGGCGGCGGAGACGGAATATGAGTACACGGTTCAGGCGTTCGGGCCGTCCGGTCTGCTGTCCGGGATGAGCGCGCCGGCCCGGGCCGTAACATTGCAGGCGGATTTATACGTCATCCGCGACAATTTTGAAGATGCCGCAGCCGGCGCCGCTCCGTCCGGCTATACGGTCGATGCGTCCGGGGGCAGCGCGGAGGTGGCCGAGCTGCCGGGCGCACCGAACAAAGCGCTGAAGCTCTCCGACAGCAGCGCCGCGAAGGCGGTGGTGGCGACGAAGCCGCTGGGTGCGCAGAAGGCGATGTTTTTGGCGGAGTTCAGCATCATGCTGCCGGCGGCAAGCGACTACCATTCGTGGAACGTGCAGGGCGACGGCGGTGTCAATGCAGTCACCGTGATGACCTCCAAAGGGAACCTGATCTTCAAAAACGCAGCCGGAGGCGATACCGTCCTTCAGCCATACAGCCCGAATACGTGGTACACGATCAAAATATTGGCCGATCCGGGCACGGACACGTGCAATATTTACGTCAACGGCACGGTGCGCGCGAGCGGCGTTCCTTTTCGCAATGCCGTGTCCGCTTTGACGGCTTTCGCGGTGTCGACGAGCGTGTCGGGAACCGGGACCGTCTATGTGGACGACATCGCTGCGTATCCGTTCATTGCGGTGCTGGACGACTCGTTTGACACGGAGAAACCGGGCGCCGCGCCGGGTGGTTATACGATCGATACGGCCGGAGGAACGGCGGCGGTTGCCGACGCGGCTGCCGTTTCGGGCAAAAGCGTGAAATTCGAGCAGACGGCTGAGCGTAAGGCGGTGAGCGCCTACAAAAGGTTTTTACCGCAAAAAGGCGTGGTCGGTGCGGAGTTTGACATTATGCTGCCGGAAGCGAAGGATGGGCGCGTTTGGAGCTTGCAGGACGGGAGCGGCCGCAGTGCGGTCGCGGTCCGGACGTCGGGTGGACGCCTGGTTGCAGTCGGCGCTTCGGGGGAGGACGCTGTCCTGCAGCGTTACGAGGCGAACCGCTGGTACCGCATCAAGGTGATGCTGGAGTTCCCGAAACAGCGGTACAGCGTATATATCGACGGTGTCCTCCGAGCCTCAGGGCTAGCGCTGGCAGCTCCCGTGTCCGAAGTATCCCGCTTCGCCGTCTCCAGCGGTGCGGAGCAAACCGGCGCTTTTTATATGGATGGCGTCCGGGTATACCCGTTCGAGTTTCTGCTGGACGACGATTACAACGGTGAAGCGACCGGTGGGAATCCAAGCGGCTACGTGCTGGATACGGGCGGGGGAACGATGAAAATCGACGAAGTGCCCGGCGCTGTAGGCAAAAGCTTGAAGTTCGCGGACAACTCGACAAAAGCGGCCGTCGCGACCAAAGGGTTCTTCCCGCAGACGGGTCAGACGATTGCCGAATTCGATGTGATGCTGCCCGCTTACAGCGCGTATCATTCTTGGAACCTGAAGGATAAGGCCGGTACGAACGGCGTCACGGTAATGACCTCCTATATCAACGGGACAAACGTGTTCATCTATAAAAACGCAGCCGGGGGCGATACGGTCATCGGGCCCTACGACCCGAACGTTTGGTATCGGTTCAAAATCATCGCCGATCCCGCCGCAGGCCGCTTTTCGCTTTATATGAACGGCGAACTGAAGGTCATCGACGCGGCGTTCCGATATGCGGTTACGCAACTCGCGGCTTTTGCGTCATCCACCTCTACCGGGGGAACGGGTACTTTTTACTTGGATAACGTGCGGGTATATCCGGCCGATTTGCTGGAAACGCAGGACCCGGTCATTACGGTGGAGGGCGAGCATGTAAGAAACCTGCCGCTGCATGAGCCGTTTACGGCTCCGGCTTACAAAGCGGCGAGCGCCTACTACGGCGATTTGACCCGGGACGTTGCGGTCAGCGGCAGCGTGTATACGGACGCAGCCGGGCAGTACACGCTGCGTTACAACGTAACCGATCCGAAGGGGAGAAAAGCGCGGGAGGTTACCGTGACGGTAAACGTTTATGAGCCGGATACGACGCCGCCGGTGACGACCGCCGCGGCAGTCCCGTCCGCGCCGGACGGCTTGAACGGGTGGTATGTGCATCCGTTCCGGGTGCAGCTTTCCGCAGCGGATGATGCGTCCGGCGTGCAGCAATCGGTGTACTGCCTGGATGGCGGTGCGACGTGGCGGCTGTACGAGACGCCGATCCGGTTGGAGCAGGACGCGGTGTATACGCTGCAGTTCAGGTCGGTAGATCTGGCGGGGAACCAGGAGGTGACGAAGGCGGTCTACCTGAAGCTGGACACAGCGGCGCCTGTGATTGAGGTGAATGTCCCCGGGGCGGGGACGCCGGTGTCCGATGCCGGAGACTGGCTGCCGCAGGTGACCGTGGCCGATCGGCTGTCCGGAGTTGACGACCGCCGGACCGTCATCACGCTGGATGGCCGGCGGCTGCAGCCGGGGGCGGTTATCCCGCTGTATACGCTGGAGCCCGGCCGGCACGAAGTGGCCGTCACGGCCCGCGATATGGCGGGCAATGCGGGCAGCGTGACATCGGCTTTTGTCACGGAAGTGAGCGTGGAGTCGCTGAAAGAGCTGGTGGCCCGTTTTGCCGGAGATAAAAGCATCGATCGAGCCGGCATCGCTGGCAGTTTGCAAAAGAAGCTGGAGCATCGCGAACTGGAAAGCTTCTTGAGCGAGGTGCAAGCGCAGAGCGGCAAGCATATTTCCCGCGAGTCGGCGGGCTATTTGATCAGAGATGCGCGGCGGCTGCTGGATCGCGGCAAGTAA